The Deinococcus sp. YIM 134068 sequence GGGCGACCCTGGGCCACCTTCACAGTCGAGGACGTGGTGAACAACGTGGACGTGCGGTCGTCCTTGAGGGGACGCGGGCCGTGACGAGTGCGGGACGCTGAGGCCCCGGAACGGTCGCCCCCACGTCCACTCGCCTGCTCACCCGCTTATGCTGTTGATTCCGCCCCCACCCGCTTGATCAGCCGACCAGGTATGGTAAGCGGAACACCAGCACCCAGAGGAGGTTTCCCATGATGGAAGACACCACCCCACTCGGAAAGTCCGTCGAGGAGGTCGAGCGCGAGAGCGGCAACCTCGACTCCAGCCGCACCGCCGACAGCGAGCCGGGAACGCAGGGGAGCGTGATCATCCCGCCCACGGGGTTAGGCGGAGCCGGCGGGACGGCCACGGGCACCGGCATGGGCGTCCCGGTAATGCCGACGGTGGACCGCAGCGGGCAGGCGAACGGGAGGGACGAGGACGGGGAGGGCTGATCGGGCGGCAGGAGCTTCACCTGTGATCTCAACCGCCCCGCCAACGCCGCTCAATCTCCAACGCCTGACGTAAGAGGGCCTGCCCGATAGCTCCCGATCCCCACGACAGAACGCGCCCGTACTCCTCCGGCGAGACCGCCCGCCGATGCCTCTTCTCGAAGAGAGGCGAGAAGGAGTTCAGGCGGACGCGTACCCAAAAACGCAGTTGAAAGTAGGGCTGAGGCGTCAGTCCCTCCACCTTTTGCGCCCCCATCAACTCGCAGTTCAGCACGTCGGCGCACGCCTCCTCGGCGACCTCGCGCCGTAGCGTCTCCTCCCACATCTCGCCGTCCTCGGGCTTGCCGCCGGGCAGGCTCCAGTCGTGGCCGTCCCCCGACACGAGGACGATCAGGCCCTCCCCGGTCAGACACACTCCGCTGACCTGTGTCACGGTCTCACCTGAGCCGGGCCAGTATTCCGGCAGCCACGTCATCAGGGCGGACCTTCCCTCCCAACTCGTCCGCTCGGTGACGCGCACGCCCTACCCGTCCAGGCGCTGCACGCTGCTTCCGGCGGCGCTCTTGGTGACGAGGAGGCGGCTGGGCAACCTCTCGGAGAGGCTCTCGACGTGGGTGATGACGCCGACCATGCGGCCCTGCGTCCGCAGGTTCTCCAGCACGTTCGCCACGGCCTCCAGCGCCTGCGGGTCGAGGGTGCCGAAGCCCTCGTCGAGGAAGAGCGCCCCCAGAATCCGGTTGCCCGCGAGGTAGTCGCTCAGGGCGATGGCGAGGCTGAGGCTGGCGAGGAAGGTCTCACCGCCCGATAAGGTCTTGACCGCCCGCGTCTCGCCCGCGTTCCACAGGTCCTGCACGACGTACTCGCCGTCCTCCAGCGCGAGGCGGTAGCGCCCGTCGCTGATCTCAAACAGGAGCGCCCCCGCGCCCGTGAGCACCCGCGCCTCGACCTCCGCGAGGAGGTACTGCGGGAACTCGTTGGCCCGCAGCGTGTTCGAGAGGGTCTGCCAGGTGTCGAGCCGCGCGGCGACCTCCCCCGCCTCCGCCTCGATCTCGGCCTTGCGCCTCAGCCGCTCGCGCAGACCGCGCTCCTGCTCGGCGAGGCTCCCGGCCCGCTCGTGGGCATTTGTCAGGGCGCTGGTCGTGGCGGTCAGGTCGCGGTCGGCCTGACGGAGGTGGGCCGGGTCGAAGGGTTCGACCCCGAGTTGCCGCCCCAGTTCGGCGAGCCGGGCGCGCAGTTGCTCCACCTGCGCCCCGTGGGTGCGCGCGGCCCCCTCCAGCGCGGCGATATCGGCCTCCGGCAGCCCGGCGGCGCGGGCCTGATCGGCGCTCAGCCCCAGGGAGGAGAGGGCGGTGCTCAGGGCGCTCCCCGTCTCCTCCGCCTCGCGGGCGCGTGCCCCGGCGGCGTGGCGGGCGGAGGTCAGCGTGGCCTGCGCCGCCGCGTGGGCGCTGTGCGCTCGGGCCTGCGCCGCCTGCGCCTCGCTCAGGCGGGTGCGGAGGGTCTTGACCTCGGCCAGCAGGCGCTGACGCTCCCGCGCGGGGTCCGTGCCTGCCGCGCGCACCCGCCCCGCCAGCCCGGCGAGTAGCCGCAGGGCGAGGTCGTGCGGGTCGCCCGTGATGTTGGCCTCCAGTTGGCGCAGGTCGGCGTCACGTTGTTTGAGGGCCTCCTCCCAGTCGGCGACCTCGGCCCGCTTGGCCTCGATGGCCTTTTTGCGGGCGGCGAGTTCGGCCTTGAGTTCGAGGTAGCGGGTGCGGCGGTCGGTCAGCGTGCGGTCGAGCGCCCCCACACGCCCCTCCAGCGCCTCCAGGTTCACGGTGGGAGCCTCCGGCAACGTCCGCACCGTCCCCTCACACAGCGGGCAGGGTTCCCCGAGGTGGAGGTGTGCCCGGTACGCCGAGAGTCCCGCCTCGCGCCGGGCGGCCTCCAGCTCGGCGGTCGCGGCGTCGAGGTCCGCCTTCGCGGCCTTGCCCTCGCGCTCCACCCGGCCCCATTCGAGCGTCTGGTCCGCCTGGAGGTGTTCGTCGGCGGCGAGGCGGGCTTTTTGCGCGCTCAGCCCCGTCTTCTCGGTCTCCAGTTGCACGCGCTCGCGGCGCAGGGTGTCGAGCTTGCCCGCCGCCTCGCGCGCCGTCTGGTGCGCGTCCTCGTCCCAGGGCAGGGGGGAGGTGTGGGTGGTCTGCACCGTGCCGCCCGCCCGCCTCAGCCGGGCCGCGTCCGCCTCAGCTTCACGTAGTGCGTCCGCGCGGGCCTCCAGTTCGGGGATGCGGGCCTCCGCCTCCTGCGCCGCTCTCAGGGCGAGGTCCGCCGCCCCCACCGCGCGCCGGGCCGCCGCCTCCTGCCCCGCCGCCCGCTCCAGCTCGCCCGCCTCCCGTTCCGCCGCGATGCGCGCCCGCTCCGCCGCGTCGAGCAGGGGAAGGACGCCCGCCACCCGCCGCGCCCGCTCGGCCCGCCGCTCCCCCTCGCGCACGCCCTCCGACCGGGCCTCCAACGTGCTCAGGCGACGCTGGGTGTCCTCGCGGGCGGTCCACACGCCCTCCAGCGCCCGCAGTCGGTTCACCTGCCCCTGAAGCCGCTCCTGCGTCTCGCGCAGGCGCTCGGTCTCGGCGTCCAGCGCCTCGCGCTCGGCGCGCAGGGTCCGGGCCGCCTCGGGGGTCACGCCCGCGTATTCGCCCGCCAGCAGCGCGTGGAGGCTGGTCGAGCGGTGCTTGAGGTCCTTCGCCCGCTCGCCCGCGAAGCCCTGCATGGCCCGCACGTGGTCGAGGCCCATCAGCTCGCCGAGGAGGGCCTGCCGCTCCTTGCCCGTGCCGCGCAGGAAACCGTCGAACTTGCCCTGCGGCAGCAGCACGCTCCTTGCAAAGGTGTGGAAGTCCAGCCCCACCACCCGCCGGATGCGGTCGTTGACCCCCTTCGCGCCCCCGTCGTTCAGGCCCACCCAGCGCCCCTCGTCCCGGCGCTCCAGCCGCACCTCGTTCTCGGCCTGCCTGCGCCCCTTGCTGCGCGCCACCCGGTAGGTCTCGCCGCCCGCCTCGAAGGTCAGGCTGACGCTCAGGCCCCGCTCCCCCTGCTTGGAGATCAAGGCGTCCATCCCGCGCTCCCCCAGCCGGGGCGTACTTCCGTACAGCGCGAAGGTCATCGCGTCCAGCAGCGCACTCTTCCCGCTCCCCGTCGGCCCCACGATGGCGAACAGCTCCAGGTCGGAGAAGTCCACCTCCGTGTGTTGCGGGTAGGACATGAAGCTCTGGAGTTCGAGCTTGAGGGGCCTCATGGGCGCGCCTCCGGCGTGGGTCTAACCGTCAAAAGGTCTGACCGTCTAACGGAAGGGGCGGCCCCGGCGGTTCGACCGTTCGACGGTTCGACCGTTAGACCACGAGCGAAGCGAGTCACGCCTCCACCTCCTCCCCCCGCGCCGCCTCGTCGGCCTCGCGGAAGGCGGCGCGCAGGTCGTCGGGGAGTTCGCCCCGGCGCTCGCGGTGGAAGCGTTCGTAGAGCTGGGCGAGACTCAGGCCCTCGCGTTTCAGGTGGGGGAGGGCGAGGTCGTCCTGCACGGCCTCCAGCTCCACGGCGAGCGTATTCGGCACCATCCGCAGTACCCGGTCCTTGAGGCCCGGCATCGCGGTGCCGGAGGGGGCACGCACGACGACCCTCACCAGGCCGGAGAAGTCGGCCAGTTTCGAGAGCCGCGCGTCCACGTGCTCCAGGTCCACCCGCACGGTCCGCAGCTCGCGCCCGCTCGCCAGCGGGAGGGGCGTCACGCGGGCGGGGCGTCCGGTCTCCACCTCCACGAGGTTGACCCGCTTCTTCTCGCCGCCCTCGCCGAAGTCGAGCTGGATGACGGAGCCGGGGTAGTGGGCGAGCGGCGTCTCGGACGCGGCCTGCGGTTTGTGGACGTGCCCGAGGGCGACATACTGCGCCTCCGCCGGGAGTTGCAGCGGCGAGAGGGTGTAGGCGTTCATCAGGTCGAACTGCATCGTCCGCTCCGAGCCGCTGGGCACCGCGCCGTCCATCGTGGCGTGGAGCATGAGCATGTTCACCGTGCCGGGCTTGAATCCCCCCGCGAGGCGGCGCAGGAAAAAGCTCATGCCCTCCCGGTACTTCTGCCGCCACGCGCCCACGTCGCCGCCCATCAGGTCCGCCGCCTTCACCAGCCGCCGCTCGGAGAGGAAGGGCAGCGCCGCCACCGTCAGCGTCTCGCCCCCGCGCGTCTCCACCGTGCGGATCATGTCGAGCGGATTGGCGGTCGGCTGGGCGACGAGCTGCACGCCCACCCACCCCAGCAGCCCCGCCAGCCCGTGCAGCCGCGCGGCGGAGTCGTGGTTGCCCGCGATGACGACCGCCGGAATCCGGGCGTCGCGCAGGCGCAGGAAGAAGTCGAAGACCGCCCCCTCCGCCTCCGCCGACGGGTTCACCGTGTCGAACACGTCGCCGGAGACGAGCACCGCGTCCGCCCGCTCGCTGCGGGCCAGCCCCGCGATTTCCGTCAGGGCGGCGTGGACCTCCGGCGTCCGGTCCAGCCCCTTGAGATTCCGCCCGGCGTGGAAATCCGCCGTGTGAAGTACGCGCATGACGGAAAAAATAGCACGGGGACGCAGTTTGAAAGCCGCCGTGGGTGGGATTGGGGCGGCTGGGGCGAGGCTCGCCGGGGGCAGTTGCCGGGGGAGAAGAGAGGGGCGACGGGGGGATGGAGCGCGTCGGAATCGTTCTTTCTCAAGCGGTCGAGTCGAGAAGGCGGTCCCCTGTGCTCAGGCCCAGGCCGAACTTCTGAAAGCGAGGGGCGTTTGACAGAGAAGGCGATACAGATTATGCTGGAGACGTAATTGAAACTGACCTCACGCTCACCCGAAGGAGCCACCCCATGTCCACTCCCCTGTACCGCCACGGCGATGTTTTCCTGCGCGCGACCCTGCCGCCGACCGGACCGCTCCAGCCCACCGGGCATCTCGTTCTGGCCCACGGCGAGGTGACGGGCCACGCGCACCGCATCGCGGAGACGCACGCGGCGCAACTCTACGAGGCGGGCGGCCCCAACCGCTACCTGCACGTCACCGCCGCGCACGCCACGCTGACGCACGAGGAGCACGCGCCCATCCGTCTTCCGGGCGGGTGGTACCGGGTCTGGCGGCAGCGCGAGTACACGCCCGGCAGCGTCCGCGTGGTGCTCGACTGATGTTCCGGGTGGGAAGCGGCGGGCGCATGATCTCGGTGCCGCATCGGGAGCGGGAGACGCAGGCACAGCCCGCCCCTTCGCCCGTTCCACCGTCCGGCGCGGTGCCCACCGTCATCCCCGAACAGGCCCGGACGCTGCTGCGGCGCGGCCCGGTTCCCTCCGCCCTCCACGTCTCCGGCCCCCTGAATCTCAGCGGGTCGGCGTGGCTGCGCGCCCTGCCCGAATGGCTGCGCTGCACGTCCCTGAACGTGGACGACTGCCCGAACCTCAGCGCCCTGCCGACCGACCTGCAAGCGGACTCGCTGAGCGCGCGGAATACGCCGTCCCTGCATGAGGTGGACGGACGCCTGAGCGTGCGGGACGGCGTGGACCTGAGCGGAAGCGGCCTGCGGACCCTGAGCGCCGAGTTGCGTGCCGCGCGGCTGAGCGTGCGCGACTGCCGCTCCCTGACGCGGCTGGAGGGGCAGGTCAGCGTCGGCGGATTGGACGTGAGCGGGTGTGCCGTGCTGACGACGCTGGGGGCCGACCTCCACCTCACCGGCCCGCTCGAACTTGCGGACAGCGGCCTGACGGGCCTGCCCACCGGTCTGCGGGCGAGCCTGCGCTGGCGCGGCGTGCCCGTGGATGCCCGCATCGCCTTCCGCCCCGACACCCTGACGGGCCGCGAGGTCCTGCTCACCCGCAACGTGCAGCGCCGCCGGGTTCTCCTCGACCGCATCGGCGTGGAGCGGTTTCTCGCCGAGGTCGGCGGACTCATCCTCGACCGGGACCGGGACGCGGGCGGCGAGCGCCAGCTCGTGCGGGTGCCCCTGGGCGACGACGAGCCGCTCGTGGCCGTCCTCGTGCGCTGCCCCTCGACCGGGGGTCGGTATGCCCTGCGTGTGCCGCCGCACATCCGCACCTGCGCTGGGGCGGTGGCGTGGACGGCGGGGCTGGAGCCGGAGGACTACCGGCCCATGCGGGAGGCGTGAGAGGACGCGTGCGGCATCACCCCTCACCCGGCGTCCCCCGTAAACGCCTGATGTGTCATGGAAAGCCAGCGTTTCAGAAGTGCTTTTTGCTTTTTTGCTCCCTCTCCCCTTGCGGGTGACTCGTAGAGCTGCGAAGTAGAGGGTCGGGGAAGGGGGTGACGAGCACCGCTCGTCCTCCTGCCAGACGAAGAAAACGCTCGTTTTCCTTGAGCCGGGATTCACATCGAGCGGCGTGAGGGGGAGGGGTAAAAAACACGCGTCATCTCGCCTCTCTCGTTAGCCCCGCTTCCCCCTCCACTACCCCCATCAACTCTGCTCACTTCCAGCCTCTGCCCGGTCACAATGACGGGGAGACGCCCTTCTCTTCACCTCAAGGAGACCCCATGACCCAGCAGCAGCCCGTGCAGGTGGAGTACAGCTTCGGCCAGTCGCAACTCGTGGAGGGGATGGCGGGCGCGTCCGACCTCCTCGTCCGCTTCCGGCTGCCGAGCACGGGGGCGGCGCGCAGGCCGCTGAACCTCGCGCTCGTCATCGACCGGAGCGGGAGCATGGCCGGGGGCCTCCTCAAGCACGCCATCCGCGCCGCGCAGGGGGTGGTGGACGAACTCGGACCGGGCGATACCCTCAGCGTGGTCGTGTACGACGACGAGGTACAGACCCTCATCGCGCCCACCGCCGTCACCGACCGGGCGGCCCTCAAGGCGCGGCTCGCGGGCATCCGGGCGGGCGGCCTGACGAACCTCTCCGGCGGCTGGCTGCGCGGGGTGGAACTCGTGGCGGCGCACGCCGGGCCGCAGGTCGTGAGCCGGGTGCTGCTCCTCACCGACGGGCAGGCGAACGTGGGCGTCAGCGATCCGAGCGTCCTCACGAAGACGGCGGCCCAGAAGGCGGAAGCGGGCGTGACGACGACCACGCTCGGCTTCGGCAGCTACTTCCAGGAGGACCTCCTCATCGGCATGGCGCGGGCGGCGGGCGGCAACTTCTACTTCATCCAGTCCGCCGACGACGCCGCCGACGTGTTCGGCATCGAGCTTCAGACCTTGAAGGCCGTCGCCGCGCAGAACCTGACCGTCACCCTGTCCCCGGCTCCCGGCGTGAACGTGACGGACGTGCTCAGCCTCCACCGCAAGGGGAGCGATTCCCTCACCCTCGATCTCGGCGACGTGTACGAGGACGAGGACAAGCTGCTCGGCCTGAGCCTCAGCCTGCCCGCCCTGCCCGCCGGGGACCACGGGCTGCTCGGCCTCACCTTCCGGGCGGACGCGGTGCGGGACGGGGCCATCGAGACGCTGACGGGCGGGCTGGACGTGCGCGCGGTCGCCGCGCCGCTCGGCCCGGACCTGAGAAGCGACGTGGCCGTGACCCTCGACCTCGCCCGACTGCGGATCGCCCGCGCGAAGGAGCGGGCCGTGGACCTCGCGGACGGGGGCGACGCGGCGGGGGCGGAGGCGATCTTGCGCGGTCTCATCGGCGAGCTGCGCGCCTCCGGGCTGCATGAACACTTCGAGATCGCCGAGGAAATCGAGCAGCTCGAACACTACGCCGCCCGCATCGCGTCCCGGCGGCTGGACGGCGACACCCGCAAGGAACTGCGCGACCAGTCCTTCCAGGGCCTCAGCCGCGCCCGCACCGATCTCCTCGGACGCGGCGTGACCGTGGACGCCGCCGCCCTCGCCCTGCCCGTGGTGGCGGATGCGGGGAACGGCGTGGAACTCGTCTGCGTGCGGGAAGGGGGACGCCTGCGCGTGAAGGTGGAGGCGGACGGCGAGGGCGGCGGCCTGAACGTCCAGTTCCCCCGCGCCCTGCGTGCCGAGGGTGCCCGTTACGTGGTGGACGGGCTGGAGACGAGCGCGGACGGCTCCTTCTACCGGGTCGTCGGTGAGGTGCGCCGCGTCGTGCGCCCCGGCGAGAGCGACCCGCTGGCGGGCGTCCGTGGGGGCGGGTTCGGTGCCTCCCGCTCGGCCCCCGCGCCCCGCGCCGTCAAGGCCCCCGTCACCCTGGCCGACCTGGAGAATACGGATGCGGTCGGCTCAGGCGTCCTCGTCCAGTGCCTCAAGGACGGGAGCAAGTTGCGCGCCCGCGTGGTGTCGGACGGTTACCACCCCGACTGGAACATGCGCTTCCCACGCGGCATCCGTGAGGACGGCACCCTGTACGTGGTGGACATGGTGAACACCGCGCCCGACGGCAAGTCCTACATCGCCTCCGGCACCATCCGCCGCTTCGTGCAGCCGAGCTGAGGCGGCCTACACCTCCAGCCGTTCCGGGAAGCCTGCGGGGAGGTCCATCGCCGCGAGCCGCCCGCTCGCCCGGTCCACGAGGACGAGGAGGTTAGCCGCTTCCGGGGCGAGCTTGCTGGGATACAGGAGCGCGTCGAAGCGCCCGGAGTCGAAGGCGGCCCGCCCCAGCCGTTGCGTCGGCGCGTCCCGGCCCCGGCCCGTGAGGACCTGCCAGTCCCCGGTGAGTTCCTGCAAGCCCGTGCCGAGCCGCTCCTGAACCTCCTCGTCGGTGAGGTCCAGCACGCGCCCGGCCCGCAGGGGGAGGCTCAGGCAGGTCACGCCCCGCAGCTCGCCCTCTTCCGGCGATTGTCGGTATTCCTTGACCGCGAGTTCGGGGCTGAGCGACAGGTACAGCGTCCGGAACGCTCCCCCCCGGCTGTAGCGCCCGTCTTTCGTGAGGTCGCGCAGGGCGTCCGTCACGTCCCGCACCGACACGCCTCCCACACAGCGGTGGGCCGTGCCCTCCCAAATGGTGGGGGCGACGGTCTGAAGGGCCTCTCTCATTTCGGCGTCCTTGAGCATGGAGGGAAGCTATCCGGCTTCGGACACGTTGGCTTGAGGACCGGCTCAACGCTGCGTTTACGCCGTACCATGCGGGCATGCAAGGCCTCGCCTTCAAGCGCATGAGCGTGGAGGAGTACCTCCGCACGGAGATCGAATCCGAGTTCCGGCGGGAGTACGTGGGCGGCTTCTGGTACGGCCTGCACGGGGAGTCCGGCGAGGAGGACGGCACGAGCGCGGCTCACTGCGGCGTCACCACGAACGTCATGATGAAGCTCTTCGACGCCTGCGACCGCCGGGAGTTGTGGCTGGGGTCCTCTCAATTCAAGCTCCACATCCCGGAGCGGCCCAGCTTCTTCTATCCCGATCTGGCGGTCTACCGGACAGAAAACGTGCAGGAGTGGTACGGCACCGACCCTCTCTTTCTGCTGGAGGTGATCGAGCCGCGTACGGAGTTGGTGGACAGGTGCGTGAAATACCATGCCTATGCCGCCCTTCCCAGCCTGCAAACCTACCTGATCGCCGAGCAGAGGGAGCGGCGGGTCTACGTCTATCAGCGTGACGGCGGACGTTGGGGGATGACAGAGTATGCGGGAGACGGCCTCATCCCCCTGCCCTGCCTGGGCGCGGAGTTGTCGCTGGACGAGATGTACGACGGCGTGCTCTAACGCCATTCCGCCGCCGACAGAATCCGCCCCCGGCGCTATCCTGTCCACCATGCCCGCCGCCCCGCCCGCCGATCCCATCCGCGTGACGGGCGGCGTCAACCGCGTGCGCTTCCGCGCCGATAGCGGCTTCACCGTCATGACCGCCCGCCTTCGCAACTCGGAGGGCGAGGACCCCGACGCCACCGTCATCGGCGTGATGCCGCCGCTGGAGGCGGGCGACACCTTCAGCGCCGACGTGCTGATGGAGGAACACCGCGAGTACGGCTACCAGTACCGCGTCCTGAACATGGTGCTGGAGGCCCAGCCCACCGACCTGACGGAAGCGGGCGTGGCGGCCTACCTGGAGGCCCGTGTGGGCGGCGTCGGCAAAGTGCTGGCCGGACGCATCGCCCGGATGTTCGGCCCGGCGACCTTCGACGTGCTGGAGGGGGAGCCGGAGAAGTTGTTGCAGGTGCCCGGCGTCACCCAGTCCACCCTCCACAAGATGACGGCGAGCTGGAGCCAGCAGGGGCTGGAACGCCGTCTCCTCGCTGGGTTGCAGGGGCTGGGGCTGAGCATCTCCCAGGCGCAGCGGGCCGTGAAGCACTTCGGGGAGTCGGCGCTGGAGCGCCTGCAAGCCGACCTCTTCGCCATGACCGAGGTCGAGGGCATCGGCTTCCTGACCGCCGACAAGCTGTGGGCCGCGCAGGAGCTTCCCCGCGATGACCCCCGCCGCCTCACCGCCGCCGCCGTGTACGCGCTTCAGCAGGCCGGGCAGCAGGGCGGGCACTCCTTCCTCCCCCGTGAGCGGGCCGAGCGCGGTGTCGTTCACTACACCCGCGTCTCCCCGGACCAGGCCCGGCTCGCGGTAGATACGGCGGTGGAACTCGGTCGCCTGTCGGACGACCCGACCCCGGACGGCAAGAGCCGCATCTACCTCCCCCACGTCCTGCGCGCGGAGAAGAAGCTCGCCCAACTTATCCGCACCCTGCTCGCCACGCCGCCCGCCGGGGACGAGTGGATGGTCCCGGACGGGTCGGCGAAGGGCTTGTCCGACGAACAGGCGCGGGTCCTCGACCTCCTCGAAGATCACCGCCTCGTCGTGCTGACGGGCGGGCCGGGCACGGGCAAGAGCACGACGACGCGGGCCGTCGCGGACCTCGCGGAAAAGCTCGGGTTGGAGGTCGGTCTCTGCGCTCCGACGGGCAAAGCGGCGCGTCGTCTGGGCGAGGTCACGGGCCGCACCGCCTCCACCATCCACCGCCTGCTCGGCTACGGCCCGGCGGGCTTTCGGCACAACCACCTCGAACCCGCGCCCTACGACCTTCTCATCGTGGACGAGGTGAGCATGTGCGGCGACGGGCTGATGCTCTCGCTCCTCGCCGCCGTGCCGCCGGGCGCGCGGGTGCTCCTCGTGGGCGACGTGGACCAACTCCCGCCCGTGGACGCCGGGCTGCCCCTCCACGCCCTCACGCACACCGCGCCCACCGTTCGCCTGACCACCGTGTACCGCCAGGCCGCCGAGAACCCGATCATCCGCGCCGCCCACGGGCTGCTGCACGGTCAGGCCCCGGAGTGGGGCGATCCCCGCCTGAACCTCACCGAGACCGAGCCGGACGTGGGTGCCCGCCGCGTCGCCCTGATGGTGCGCGAGTTGGGTGGGCCGGGGCAGGTGCAGGTCCTCACGCCGATGCGGAAGGGGCCGCTCGGCGTGGACCTCCTCAACACTCACCTCCAATCCATCTTCAACCCCGGCGAGGGCGGTCTGCGGATCGCGGAGGGCGAGGCGCGGCCCGGCGACGTGGTGGTCCAGACGAAGAACGACTACGGCAACGAGGTCTTTAACGGCGCATTGGGCACGGTCCTCAAGGCCGAGGGCGGACGCCTCACCGTGGACTTCGACGGCAACGTGGTGGAACTCGTCGGTGCCGAACTCTTCAACCTCCAGCTCGGCTACGCCCTGACCGTCCACCGGGCGCAGGGCAGCGAGTGGGGCACGGTCCTCGGCGTGCTGCACGAGGCGCACATGCCGATGCTCTCGCGCAACCTCGTCTACACGGCCCTCACCCGCGCCCGCGAAC is a genomic window containing:
- a CDS encoding NUDIX hydrolase, which encodes MTWLPEYWPGSGETVTQVSGVCLTGEGLIVLVSGDGHDWSLPGGKPEDGEMWEETLRREVAEEACADVLNCELMGAQKVEGLTPQPYFQLRFWVRVRLNSFSPLFEKRHRRAVSPEEYGRVLSWGSGAIGQALLRQALEIERRWRGG
- a CDS encoding DUF6745 domain-containing protein encodes the protein MFRVGSGGRMISVPHRERETQAQPAPSPVPPSGAVPTVIPEQARTLLRRGPVPSALHVSGPLNLSGSAWLRALPEWLRCTSLNVDDCPNLSALPTDLQADSLSARNTPSLHEVDGRLSVRDGVDLSGSGLRTLSAELRAARLSVRDCRSLTRLEGQVSVGGLDVSGCAVLTTLGADLHLTGPLELADSGLTGLPTGLRASLRWRGVPVDARIAFRPDTLTGREVLLTRNVQRRRVLLDRIGVERFLAEVGGLILDRDRDAGGERQLVRVPLGDDEPLVAVLVRCPSTGGRYALRVPPHIRTCAGAVAWTAGLEPEDYRPMREA
- a CDS encoding exonuclease SbcCD subunit D produces the protein MRVLHTADFHAGRNLKGLDRTPEVHAALTEIAGLARSERADAVLVSGDVFDTVNPSAEAEGAVFDFFLRLRDARIPAVVIAGNHDSAARLHGLAGLLGWVGVQLVAQPTANPLDMIRTVETRGGETLTVAALPFLSERRLVKAADLMGGDVGAWRQKYREGMSFFLRRLAGGFKPGTVNMLMLHATMDGAVPSGSERTMQFDLMNAYTLSPLQLPAEAQYVALGHVHKPQAASETPLAHYPGSVIQLDFGEGGEKKRVNLVEVETGRPARVTPLPLASGRELRTVRVDLEHVDARLSKLADFSGLVRVVVRAPSGTAMPGLKDRVLRMVPNTLAVELEAVQDDLALPHLKREGLSLAQLYERFHRERRGELPDDLRAAFREADEAARGEEVEA
- a CDS encoding RES family NAD+ phosphorylase, whose translation is MREALQTVAPTIWEGTAHRCVGGVSVRDVTDALRDLTKDGRYSRGGAFRTLYLSLSPELAVKEYRQSPEEGELRGVTCLSLPLRAGRVLDLTDEEVQERLGTGLQELTGDWQVLTGRGRDAPTQRLGRAAFDSGRFDALLYPSKLAPEAANLLVLVDRASGRLAAMDLPAGFPERLEV
- a CDS encoding Uma2 family endonuclease, translated to MQGLAFKRMSVEEYLRTEIESEFRREYVGGFWYGLHGESGEEDGTSAAHCGVTTNVMMKLFDACDRRELWLGSSQFKLHIPERPSFFYPDLAVYRTENVQEWYGTDPLFLLEVIEPRTELVDRCVKYHAYAALPSLQTYLIAEQRERRVYVYQRDGGRWGMTEYAGDGLIPLPCLGAELSLDEMYDGVL
- a CDS encoding SMC family ATPase, with protein sequence MRPLKLELQSFMSYPQHTEVDFSDLELFAIVGPTGSGKSALLDAMTFALYGSTPRLGERGMDALISKQGERGLSVSLTFEAGGETYRVARSKGRRQAENEVRLERRDEGRWVGLNDGGAKGVNDRIRRVVGLDFHTFARSVLLPQGKFDGFLRGTGKERQALLGELMGLDHVRAMQGFAGERAKDLKHRSTSLHALLAGEYAGVTPEAARTLRAEREALDAETERLRETQERLQGQVNRLRALEGVWTAREDTQRRLSTLEARSEGVREGERRAERARRVAGVLPLLDAAERARIAAEREAGELERAAGQEAAARRAVGAADLALRAAQEAEARIPELEARADALREAEADAARLRRAGGTVQTTHTSPLPWDEDAHQTAREAAGKLDTLRRERVQLETEKTGLSAQKARLAADEHLQADQTLEWGRVEREGKAAKADLDAATAELEAARREAGLSAYRAHLHLGEPCPLCEGTVRTLPEAPTVNLEALEGRVGALDRTLTDRRTRYLELKAELAARKKAIEAKRAEVADWEEALKQRDADLRQLEANITGDPHDLALRLLAGLAGRVRAAGTDPARERQRLLAEVKTLRTRLSEAQAAQARAHSAHAAAQATLTSARHAAGARAREAEETGSALSTALSSLGLSADQARAAGLPEADIAALEGAARTHGAQVEQLRARLAELGRQLGVEPFDPAHLRQADRDLTATTSALTNAHERAGSLAEQERGLRERLRRKAEIEAEAGEVAARLDTWQTLSNTLRANEFPQYLLAEVEARVLTGAGALLFEISDGRYRLALEDGEYVVQDLWNAGETRAVKTLSGGETFLASLSLAIALSDYLAGNRILGALFLDEGFGTLDPQALEAVANVLENLRTQGRMVGVITHVESLSERLPSRLLVTKSAAGSSVQRLDG
- the recD2 gene encoding SF1B family DNA helicase RecD2, encoding MPAAPPADPIRVTGGVNRVRFRADSGFTVMTARLRNSEGEDPDATVIGVMPPLEAGDTFSADVLMEEHREYGYQYRVLNMVLEAQPTDLTEAGVAAYLEARVGGVGKVLAGRIARMFGPATFDVLEGEPEKLLQVPGVTQSTLHKMTASWSQQGLERRLLAGLQGLGLSISQAQRAVKHFGESALERLQADLFAMTEVEGIGFLTADKLWAAQELPRDDPRRLTAAAVYALQQAGQQGGHSFLPRERAERGVVHYTRVSPDQARLAVDTAVELGRLSDDPTPDGKSRIYLPHVLRAEKKLAQLIRTLLATPPAGDEWMVPDGSAKGLSDEQARVLDLLEDHRLVVLTGGPGTGKSTTTRAVADLAEKLGLEVGLCAPTGKAARRLGEVTGRTASTIHRLLGYGPAGFRHNHLEPAPYDLLIVDEVSMCGDGLMLSLLAAVPPGARVLLVGDVDQLPPVDAGLPLHALTHTAPTVRLTTVYRQAAENPIIRAAHGLLHGQAPEWGDPRLNLTETEPDVGARRVALMVRELGGPGQVQVLTPMRKGPLGVDLLNTHLQSIFNPGEGGLRIAEGEARPGDVVVQTKNDYGNEVFNGALGTVLKAEGGRLTVDFDGNVVELVGAELFNLQLGYALTVHRAQGSEWGTVLGVLHEAHMPMLSRNLVYTALTRARERFFAAGSASAWDKAALRQREERNTALLERVRGR
- a CDS encoding VWA domain-containing protein — encoded protein: MTQQQPVQVEYSFGQSQLVEGMAGASDLLVRFRLPSTGAARRPLNLALVIDRSGSMAGGLLKHAIRAAQGVVDELGPGDTLSVVVYDDEVQTLIAPTAVTDRAALKARLAGIRAGGLTNLSGGWLRGVELVAAHAGPQVVSRVLLLTDGQANVGVSDPSVLTKTAAQKAEAGVTTTTLGFGSYFQEDLLIGMARAAGGNFYFIQSADDAADVFGIELQTLKAVAAQNLTVTLSPAPGVNVTDVLSLHRKGSDSLTLDLGDVYEDEDKLLGLSLSLPALPAGDHGLLGLTFRADAVRDGAIETLTGGLDVRAVAAPLGPDLRSDVAVTLDLARLRIARAKERAVDLADGGDAAGAEAILRGLIGELRASGLHEHFEIAEEIEQLEHYAARIASRRLDGDTRKELRDQSFQGLSRARTDLLGRGVTVDAAALALPVVADAGNGVELVCVREGGRLRVKVEADGEGGGLNVQFPRALRAEGARYVVDGLETSADGSFYRVVGEVRRVVRPGESDPLAGVRGGGFGASRSAPAPRAVKAPVTLADLENTDAVGSGVLVQCLKDGSKLRARVVSDGYHPDWNMRFPRGIREDGTLYVVDMVNTAPDGKSYIASGTIRRFVQPS